A region from the Pontixanthobacter aestiaquae genome encodes:
- a CDS encoding TonB-dependent receptor, with translation MKKALLSSTAFALAFGMAGTAQAQDNTDGAEDGAVDEDVILVTATRRAEDVQDIPIAVTAVSPVQLERQGVVNVQEITSVSPSFSTSNAQTSSGSVVLRIRGVGTTSNNIGFESAVGIFIDGAYQSRPGIALSEFVDVERVEVLRGPQGTLFGRNTSAGALNITNVRPDLSEFGGFANGTYGNRDLVSVQGAVNVPIVQDTVALRVTGAYRQRDGYVTIVDGAGNEIGESNGSDQFLVRGQIGWETDSGIRGRIIADYAESKAPFGAAIEVLKSGLETSGLFGLVGLGARGGMAGPTVATNPFDQPTAEAAINNRIATANFEPTTRSDNWGVTGEIEVPLGDSADLIYIGSYREYSSFEAYDSDFSGLDVFNVDAGITEIDTMTHELRVQGDAFGGRLSWLVGGYYSKEDIAASTSFSLGEDYGELVGALFVGGTAGLSPPFGVFFNSPLVPDPTNPLTFLTGADPAGTTATNNYAQNSESWSIFTHNTLDITDHLSLTVGLRYSDESKTGGYQQSAVNNPTCLGFFADANNNMTPDGLDRLGQAVGTANPAVPGAPASIPATVGALAPTAFGLSCFAFTAPAIGSDANPFPLPRPFSGDFNDSELIYTGKLSYSFDAPVNVYASFTHGYKSGGFNLDSTAASGGADPRFLSETVDAYEVGLKARLLDRAVTLNIAAFREEFQNFQVLEFTGAQFQTFNVPKANSTGLEVETVIRPSDNLTINSGVTYTRARYPQDCAGTQTANNVVALCGNSLTNAPEIVAIMGATYERDLGSYLDFFLTGQIRFEDDRRTSTQAFDPADLANPVLVPFDVQDSNTKINLRAGIGAQDDSWAIEAFATNLTNQVTRGVTFNTVLRSGSRSAFPQEPRSYGITLRSQF, from the coding sequence ATGAAAAAAGCTCTACTGAGTTCGACGGCATTTGCGCTCGCTTTTGGCATGGCAGGAACTGCCCAAGCGCAGGACAATACCGATGGCGCGGAAGACGGTGCAGTTGATGAGGACGTGATCCTTGTCACCGCAACGCGCCGCGCAGAGGACGTCCAAGACATTCCAATCGCTGTCACAGCGGTCAGCCCGGTCCAACTTGAGCGCCAGGGCGTTGTCAACGTTCAGGAAATCACCAGCGTTTCGCCCAGTTTCTCGACTTCGAACGCGCAGACGTCATCTGGTTCGGTTGTCCTGCGTATTCGCGGTGTTGGTACTACATCGAATAATATCGGTTTTGAAAGCGCCGTGGGTATTTTCATTGACGGCGCGTATCAATCACGTCCCGGTATCGCGCTTTCAGAATTTGTCGACGTGGAGCGCGTCGAAGTTCTCCGCGGACCACAAGGTACTTTGTTTGGCCGCAACACATCTGCCGGTGCGCTGAACATCACGAATGTTCGCCCCGATTTGTCAGAATTCGGTGGCTTTGCAAATGGCACTTATGGAAACCGCGATTTGGTTAGCGTCCAAGGTGCGGTCAACGTGCCAATCGTGCAGGACACAGTGGCGCTGCGCGTTACTGGCGCTTACCGTCAGAGAGACGGTTATGTCACCATTGTCGATGGTGCAGGGAATGAAATCGGCGAATCCAATGGCTCCGATCAGTTCCTTGTTCGCGGGCAAATTGGTTGGGAAACTGATAGCGGCATCCGCGGCCGAATTATCGCCGATTATGCGGAAAGCAAGGCGCCATTTGGTGCAGCAATTGAGGTATTGAAGTCCGGTCTGGAAACATCTGGGTTGTTTGGACTAGTTGGCTTGGGCGCACGCGGGGGTATGGCTGGACCAACGGTCGCAACAAATCCGTTTGACCAACCGACTGCGGAAGCGGCAATCAATAACCGGATTGCAACCGCCAACTTCGAACCGACAACACGATCCGACAACTGGGGCGTCACAGGTGAGATCGAAGTGCCGCTCGGGGACAGCGCGGACCTGATTTATATCGGGTCTTATCGTGAGTACTCTTCATTCGAAGCCTATGATTCTGATTTTTCCGGCCTTGACGTTTTCAATGTCGATGCCGGCATAACAGAGATCGACACAATGACGCACGAGCTGCGCGTTCAGGGTGATGCTTTTGGTGGTAGGCTTAGTTGGCTCGTGGGCGGATATTACTCGAAGGAAGATATTGCGGCTTCCACTTCATTCTCTCTAGGAGAGGATTACGGTGAGCTCGTGGGGGCATTGTTCGTTGGCGGTACGGCCGGGCTGTCTCCTCCGTTCGGCGTATTTTTCAATTCTCCGCTGGTCCCTGATCCAACGAATCCCCTCACGTTTTTGACAGGGGCGGATCCTGCAGGCACGACTGCAACAAATAATTACGCTCAGAATAGCGAAAGCTGGTCGATCTTCACTCATAACACACTGGATATTACCGACCATCTCTCGCTTACGGTTGGATTGCGTTACTCCGACGAGAGCAAGACAGGCGGTTACCAGCAATCTGCAGTGAATAATCCGACATGTTTGGGCTTCTTTGCGGATGCAAATAATAACATGACTCCGGATGGCCTTGATCGGCTCGGCCAAGCTGTCGGTACAGCTAACCCTGCAGTTCCTGGTGCTCCGGCAAGTATTCCGGCGACCGTCGGTGCGCTTGCTCCCACGGCATTCGGTTTGAGCTGCTTTGCGTTTACCGCACCAGCAATCGGGTCCGACGCCAATCCGTTCCCGCTCCCACGTCCATTCAGCGGCGACTTCAACGATTCCGAGCTTATCTATACCGGTAAGCTTAGCTATTCGTTCGACGCCCCGGTGAATGTATATGCCAGCTTTACTCACGGCTATAAATCGGGCGGTTTCAACCTCGACTCGACGGCTGCGTCGGGTGGTGCGGATCCAAGATTCTTGTCTGAAACGGTCGATGCATATGAGGTCGGTCTGAAAGCACGCTTGCTTGATCGCGCTGTTACGCTGAACATCGCGGCCTTCCGTGAAGAATTCCAGAACTTCCAGGTTCTCGAATTCACCGGGGCGCAGTTCCAGACCTTCAACGTTCCTAAGGCTAACTCGACTGGTCTTGAGGTAGAGACTGTTATCCGCCCTAGCGACAATCTGACGATCAACAGCGGTGTGACGTACACGCGCGCTCGCTATCCGCAGGATTGTGCTGGCACACAGACGGCAAACAATGTTGTTGCACTATGCGGTAACTCGCTGACCAATGCGCCGGAAATCGTGGCCATCATGGGGGCAACCTATGAGCGCGATCTGGGTAGTTATCTCGACTTCTTCTTGACGGGCCAAATTCGTTTCGAAGACGATCGCCGGACCTCGACCCAGGCGTTTGACCCGGCCGATCTTGCCAACCCTGTACTTGTTCCGTTCGATGTCCAGGACAGCAACACCAAGATCAACCTGCGCGCCGGCATCGGTGCCCAGGATGATAGCTGGGCGATCGAAGCGTTCGCAACCAACCTGACGAACCAAGTCACGCGCGGGGTTACGTTCAACACTGTGCTGCGCTCCGGTTCGCGGTCGGCGTTCCCACAGGAACCGCGTAGCTACGGCATTACCTTGCGTTCGCAGTTCTAA
- a CDS encoding beta-ketoacyl-ACP synthase III gives MKATHKPVISSTGLFTPVQSISNAELVDSFNAYVAKFNADNADAIAAGEAEALAPSSVEFIEKASGIKARHVMAKEPVLDIDTMAPRWPERSNDELSMMAEIGVKAARQALETAGRDVEDVDAVLCAASNMERGYPAMAIEIQQALGIDGFGLDMNVACSSATFGIQTAADYIRAGNAKSVLVVSPEITSGHLNWRDRDSHFIFGDVATAVLVEDAAIAPAAHWDILGTKLKTVFSNNIRNNFGFLNRASPEGEGKADKLFVQEGRKVFKEVVPMVASMIIEEADRLGVDRESIRRLWLHQANTGMNRLIAQRVLGHEANDDESPTVLDTYGNTSSAGSIIAFHLHSKDLKANDTGLICSFGAGYSAGTVFVRKVN, from the coding sequence ATGAAAGCAACGCATAAACCCGTCATTTCCTCCACCGGCCTGTTCACACCGGTACAGAGCATTTCCAACGCAGAGCTGGTCGATAGCTTCAACGCTTACGTCGCCAAGTTTAACGCCGACAACGCCGATGCGATCGCGGCGGGCGAAGCGGAGGCGCTTGCACCAAGTTCGGTCGAGTTTATCGAAAAAGCCAGTGGTATCAAAGCCCGCCATGTGATGGCGAAAGAGCCGGTGCTCGACATTGACACGATGGCACCGCGCTGGCCTGAACGCAGCAATGACGAATTGTCGATGATGGCGGAGATCGGCGTGAAAGCAGCCAGGCAAGCGCTTGAGACGGCTGGCCGCGATGTCGAAGATGTGGACGCAGTCCTGTGCGCAGCATCGAATATGGAGCGCGGTTATCCGGCGATGGCTATCGAAATCCAGCAGGCGCTGGGCATCGATGGTTTCGGTTTAGACATGAATGTCGCGTGTTCTTCGGCGACTTTCGGTATTCAAACGGCTGCTGATTATATCCGCGCGGGCAATGCCAAATCGGTGTTGGTGGTCAGCCCCGAAATTACCAGCGGGCATCTGAACTGGCGGGACCGTGACAGTCACTTCATTTTCGGTGATGTCGCGACGGCTGTTTTGGTTGAAGATGCAGCGATTGCCCCGGCGGCGCATTGGGATATTCTGGGCACCAAGCTCAAAACTGTATTCTCCAACAATATCCGCAACAATTTCGGCTTCCTCAATCGTGCGAGCCCGGAAGGCGAGGGCAAGGCTGACAAGCTGTTCGTACAGGAAGGGCGTAAGGTCTTTAAAGAGGTCGTGCCGATGGTCGCGAGCATGATCATCGAGGAGGCCGACCGGTTGGGTGTCGATCGCGAGTCTATCCGGCGTCTATGGCTGCACCAGGCCAATACCGGAATGAATCGGCTTATTGCGCAGCGTGTGCTGGGCCATGAAGCGAATGACGATGAGAGCCCGACCGTGCTCGATACGTATGGCAATACCTCTAGCGCCGGTTCGATCATCGCATTTCACCTGCACAGTAAGGATTTGAAAGCGAACGATACTGGCCTGATTTGCAGCTTCGGTGCGGGGTACTCCGCCGGAACAGTGTTTGTGCGTAAGGTGAATTGA
- a CDS encoding phosphatidylserine decarboxylase produces MAGEILDNQGRGEASWQWPSIHPEGRKFGVAAAGIALVTIFLFDLELIGWPLLALAGGIFAFFRDPERVVPQDDNAIVAPADGLVTQIATVEPPAELVGDDGTGQVGLPAGSVTRISIFMSVFDVHINRTPIGGLVKRLVYMPGKFMSADLDKASEENERQHILIERTDGMLIGFTQIAGLVARRIIPFVKPGDIVATGQRVGLIRFGSRVDVYLPAGTASKVLLGQKAIAGETVLAELGQQTLIEGVAQ; encoded by the coding sequence ATGGCAGGTGAAATTCTCGACAATCAGGGACGCGGTGAAGCGAGCTGGCAATGGCCATCGATTCATCCCGAGGGACGCAAATTTGGCGTCGCCGCAGCGGGTATCGCACTCGTTACAATATTCCTTTTCGATCTTGAACTGATCGGTTGGCCATTATTGGCTCTGGCGGGCGGTATTTTCGCGTTCTTTCGCGATCCGGAGAGGGTCGTGCCGCAAGATGACAATGCTATTGTCGCTCCCGCTGATGGCTTGGTCACTCAAATTGCCACAGTGGAGCCACCGGCTGAGCTAGTGGGCGATGACGGGACGGGGCAGGTTGGCCTACCCGCAGGATCTGTAACGCGCATCTCGATATTTATGAGCGTGTTCGACGTTCACATTAACCGGACTCCGATTGGCGGCCTGGTAAAGCGGCTCGTTTATATGCCCGGCAAGTTTATGAGCGCAGACCTAGACAAGGCGAGCGAAGAGAATGAGCGGCAGCATATTCTGATTGAGCGCACAGACGGGATGCTGATCGGCTTTACCCAGATTGCGGGTTTGGTCGCGCGGCGGATTATTCCGTTTGTGAAACCGGGCGATATTGTCGCGACCGGGCAGCGTGTCGGGCTGATCCGCTTCGGAAGCCGGGTCGACGTCTATTTACCTGCCGGTACTGCTTCCAAAGTGCTGCTTGGGCAAAAGGCCATTGCAGGCGAAACTGTACTGGCGGAATTAGGACAACAGACCCTTATTGAAGGTGTTGCACAATGA
- the pssA gene encoding CDP-diacylglycerol--serine O-phosphatidyltransferase, whose protein sequence is MSDDRPRIGPKSAEDEPIETGRSNKGLALRTVVPNAITAAALCSGLTGIKFAISGNWSLAVFAIILAGVLDGIDGRIARLLKGQSRFGAELDSLADSLSFGMAPAIIFYLWTLQDLPRLGWFASLAFAICCALRLARFNAQIDTDEQPHKSAGFLTGIPAPVGAGLAFLPFYLWMATGLEEFRLPWVNAIWMVVIAFLMISNIATLSWTSLRPRRQFRLEVIAFVGLLFAAMLLEPWWTIATISIGYLALMPWGLVRYSRIRRQRAADAQT, encoded by the coding sequence ATGAGTGATGATCGCCCGCGTATCGGCCCGAAATCGGCAGAGGATGAACCCATTGAGACCGGCCGGTCTAACAAGGGGCTTGCACTGCGCACCGTTGTCCCCAACGCGATAACAGCTGCCGCACTATGCTCCGGACTGACCGGCATCAAATTTGCGATTTCAGGGAATTGGTCTCTGGCCGTGTTTGCTATCATTCTCGCTGGTGTTCTCGATGGCATCGACGGCCGGATTGCACGGCTTCTCAAAGGTCAGTCGCGGTTTGGGGCCGAACTAGACAGCCTTGCGGATTCGCTATCCTTCGGAATGGCACCAGCGATCATTTTCTATCTGTGGACGCTGCAGGATCTCCCGCGATTGGGCTGGTTCGCTTCGCTCGCATTCGCGATCTGCTGCGCATTGCGCCTCGCGCGGTTCAATGCGCAGATCGACACCGACGAGCAGCCGCATAAATCGGCAGGCTTTTTAACGGGCATTCCCGCGCCAGTGGGGGCCGGGCTGGCGTTCCTGCCGTTCTATCTTTGGATGGCGACAGGACTGGAAGAATTCCGTCTGCCATGGGTCAATGCCATATGGATGGTCGTGATCGCATTTTTGATGATTTCCAATATCGCAACGCTTAGCTGGACCTCGCTCAGGCCGCGACGCCAGTTTCGTCTGGAAGTGATTGCCTTTGTCGGACTACTTTTTGCCGCGATGTTGCTGGAGCCATGGTGGACAATTGCAACCATATCGATCGGCTATCTGGCACTCATGCCGTGGGGACTGGTCCGTTACAGCAGGATCAGGCGGCAGCGCGCAGCGGACGCACAAACCTAG
- the rpsB gene encoding 30S ribosomal protein S2 translates to MAAPTVSMQQLIEAGAHFGHQTHRWNPRMKPYIFGARNGVHIIDLSQTVPLFARALDFVESTVRSGGKVLFVGTKRQAQEPIAEAARASGQHFVNHRWLGGMLTNWKTISQSIKRLKNLEEQLSGETSGLTKKEVLQLTRERDKLELSLGGIRDMNGIPDVMFVIDANKEELAIKEANVLGIPVVAVLDTNVDPSGIAFPVPANDDASRAVRMYCDAIAEAAVSGKGGKVADSGVDVGAMAEPPVEA, encoded by the coding sequence ATGGCGGCACCTACCGTCTCAATGCAGCAATTGATCGAGGCCGGCGCACATTTCGGCCACCAGACCCACCGCTGGAACCCGCGCATGAAGCCGTATATTTTCGGCGCGCGTAACGGTGTTCACATTATTGACTTGTCGCAGACTGTGCCTTTGTTCGCACGTGCGCTCGACTTTGTTGAATCGACTGTCCGTTCGGGCGGTAAGGTTCTGTTCGTTGGTACCAAGCGTCAGGCGCAAGAGCCGATCGCAGAAGCTGCCAGGGCTTCGGGTCAGCACTTCGTCAACCACCGTTGGCTCGGCGGAATGCTGACCAACTGGAAGACTATCAGCCAGTCGATCAAGCGCCTCAAGAACCTCGAAGAGCAGCTTTCGGGCGAGACTTCGGGTCTGACCAAGAAAGAAGTTCTGCAGCTGACGCGTGAGCGTGACAAATTGGAACTCTCGCTTGGCGGTATTCGCGACATGAACGGCATCCCTGATGTCATGTTCGTGATCGACGCCAACAAGGAAGAGCTGGCGATTAAAGAAGCCAACGTTCTGGGTATTCCGGTTGTTGCCGTGCTCGACACCAATGTCGATCCGTCGGGCATCGCATTCCCGGTTCCGGCCAATGACGACGCAAGCCGCGCAGTGCGCATGTATTGCGACGCGATTGCTGAAGCAGCCGTATCGGGCAAGGGCGGCAAAGTTGCTGACTCGGGTGTCGATGTTGGCGCAATGGCCGAGCCTCCGGTTGAAGCCTAA
- the tsf gene encoding translation elongation factor Ts, whose amino-acid sequence MAGISVADVKTLREKTGAGMMDAKKALTEAGGDIEAAVDALRAKGLATAQKKSSRTAAEGLVGVAVANDSGATKGVAVEVNSETDFVAKNEQFQDFVRNTTTAALGVDGDDVEALKAAAYPGGGTVGDKLTDNIATIGENQQVRRMKTVSVENGVVVPYVHNAAADGLGKIGVLVALESEAGEDVLAPLGKQLAMHIAAAFPQALNADGLDAEMLDRERAIAAEKAAESGKPENVQEKMVEGAVKKFAKENALLSQLFVMDNKTSIADVVAKAGKDAGKEIVLKDYVRFQLGEGIEKEESDFAAEVAAAVGG is encoded by the coding sequence ATGGCTGGAATTTCAGTCGCTGACGTTAAAACACTGCGCGAGAAAACCGGCGCGGGCATGATGGACGCCAAGAAAGCGCTGACCGAAGCTGGCGGCGATATCGAAGCCGCGGTTGACGCGTTGCGCGCCAAAGGCCTCGCTACCGCACAGAAGAAGTCGAGCCGTACGGCTGCAGAGGGCCTCGTCGGCGTTGCTGTCGCCAATGACTCTGGGGCAACCAAAGGCGTTGCCGTTGAAGTGAACTCGGAAACAGACTTCGTTGCGAAGAACGAACAGTTTCAGGACTTCGTGCGCAACACCACCACTGCTGCGCTCGGCGTGGATGGTGATGATGTCGAAGCTCTCAAAGCAGCGGCCTATCCCGGTGGCGGCACCGTCGGCGACAAACTGACCGACAACATCGCGACTATCGGTGAGAACCAGCAAGTTCGCCGCATGAAGACCGTTTCGGTCGAAAACGGCGTTGTCGTTCCTTACGTTCACAATGCCGCGGCTGACGGCCTCGGCAAAATCGGCGTTCTGGTTGCTCTCGAAAGCGAAGCTGGTGAAGATGTTCTTGCTCCGCTGGGCAAGCAACTCGCCATGCATATCGCAGCGGCATTCCCGCAAGCGCTGAACGCCGACGGTCTCGACGCAGAAATGCTCGACCGTGAGCGTGCAATCGCGGCTGAGAAAGCTGCCGAAAGCGGAAAGCCTGAGAATGTCCAAGAAAAGATGGTCGAAGGCGCGGTGAAGAAATTCGCCAAGGAAAACGCGCTGCTCAGCCAGCTGTTCGTGATGGACAACAAAACCTCGATTGCAGACGTTGTTGCCAAAGCTGGCAAAGACGCGGGCAAGGAAATCGTTCTCAAGGACTATGTCCGCTTCCAACTCGGCGAAGGCATCGAGAAAGAAGAAAGCGATTTCGCTGCAGAGGTTGCTGCTGCTGTTGGCGGGTAA
- a CDS encoding serine hydrolase domain-containing protein, which translates to MSGTVLLARGGHIEFAESYGLANRESGERNTIDTKFNLASIPKMFTATCILQLVEAGAISLDDTLGMHLPGYPNRDAAERVTIAHMLLHRSGIGNYWQGLAELDGPHPESHRDYLPLFANIPLEHEPGSAFSYSNGGYVVLGLIIEAVTGKSYFEHVQQAVFDRAGMANTGNWRQDADVSNRAIPYMRSEEIPGEWIDCSSRLEPRGSAGGGAYSTAGDLHRYATALMRNRLLGPKMTRAFLQGRSETPVGRYGYGIIEQGLNGTCLLGHSGGHYGVACELMMFPELDTTFVVLTNGDVDAYWDTEAFMHEMIAGPTDKTRNYRFTQDLVDLTVRKGLEAGVTMCHANNDGRKAREGVVDLAAFKHIHRGQNAIGINLLQLNRAIHPNSDYAIYRLADGLRVTGRTAPAIDMYRTYLERVPGDADAEARIDELTKS; encoded by the coding sequence TTGAGCGGAACTGTATTGCTTGCGCGCGGTGGGCATATCGAATTTGCTGAGAGCTATGGTTTGGCGAACAGGGAAAGCGGCGAGCGCAACACCATCGACACGAAATTCAATCTCGCATCGATACCAAAGATGTTTACAGCCACGTGTATCCTGCAACTGGTCGAGGCTGGCGCAATCTCGCTTGATGACACCTTGGGCATGCATCTGCCGGGTTATCCCAACCGGGACGCGGCTGAACGTGTGACGATTGCTCATATGCTGTTGCATAGGTCCGGCATCGGCAATTACTGGCAGGGTCTGGCAGAACTGGACGGCCCGCATCCTGAAAGCCACCGTGACTATTTGCCACTGTTCGCAAACATTCCACTCGAGCACGAACCAGGTAGTGCATTTTCCTACTCGAATGGCGGCTATGTCGTTCTTGGGCTGATCATCGAAGCAGTCACGGGAAAGAGCTATTTCGAGCATGTTCAGCAAGCGGTTTTCGACAGGGCAGGAATGGCGAACACCGGCAACTGGCGACAGGATGCCGACGTCTCCAACCGTGCAATCCCTTATATGCGATCTGAGGAGATACCGGGTGAATGGATTGATTGCAGTAGCCGATTGGAGCCACGAGGAAGCGCAGGCGGCGGTGCTTACTCAACCGCCGGCGATCTGCACCGTTATGCCACGGCGCTCATGCGCAATCGCTTGCTCGGCCCCAAGATGACGAGGGCGTTCCTGCAAGGTCGCTCGGAAACGCCGGTCGGACGCTATGGCTATGGGATCATCGAGCAGGGCCTTAACGGAACATGCCTACTTGGCCATTCGGGTGGCCACTATGGTGTTGCATGTGAGTTGATGATGTTTCCCGAGCTCGACACGACATTTGTCGTGCTCACGAACGGTGACGTGGATGCATATTGGGATACCGAAGCCTTCATGCATGAAATGATCGCCGGTCCCACGGATAAGACACGCAATTACCGTTTCACCCAGGACCTGGTTGACCTGACTGTCCGGAAAGGCCTCGAAGCTGGTGTCACAATGTGCCACGCAAACAATGACGGCCGGAAAGCGCGCGAAGGTGTGGTCGATCTTGCCGCATTCAAACATATTCATCGCGGCCAGAATGCTATCGGCATCAACCTGTTACAGCTCAATCGCGCGATTCATCCAAACTCAGACTATGCGATCTACCGGCTCGCTGATGGCTTGCGGGTAACGGGCCGAACCGCACCAGCCATTGACATGTATCGGACCTACCTCGAACGAGTGCCCGGCGATGCAGATGCCGAAGCCCGCATTGATGAACTAACAAAGAGCTGA
- a CDS encoding MarR family winged helix-turn-helix transcriptional regulator yields the protein MSNRITARADETPQDPLAIYGAFALGGRLRRLSDRIDRDAKSIYQKMGVEFEQRWFPVFNCLRSGEAPGVTEISDRLGISHVSVSVTRKSLEAAGLVTSTPDKSDGRRSVLALTSKGRTLAVELGPLFTALDLAAADLNADAGNAITAIERLEKALATKSLSERADQFLKKGKEL from the coding sequence ATGTCAAATAGAATCACCGCGAGGGCGGATGAAACTCCACAAGATCCTCTCGCGATTTATGGCGCTTTCGCGCTGGGCGGACGGCTCAGGCGCCTAAGCGACCGGATCGATCGTGATGCGAAATCGATCTACCAGAAGATGGGCGTGGAATTCGAACAACGCTGGTTTCCCGTATTTAACTGCCTGCGTAGCGGAGAAGCACCGGGCGTTACCGAGATATCTGATCGTCTCGGCATCTCACACGTAAGCGTGAGCGTAACGCGCAAGTCGCTCGAAGCGGCTGGGCTCGTGACATCAACTCCGGACAAGAGTGACGGCAGACGATCCGTCTTGGCTTTGACCAGCAAGGGGAGGACTCTTGCCGTCGAGCTTGGGCCGTTATTTACTGCGTTAGACTTAGCGGCTGCAGATTTGAATGCAGACGCAGGAAACGCGATCACTGCGATAGAACGGCTTGAAAAGGCCTTGGCCACCAAGTCTCTGTCGGAGCGTGCGGATCAATTTTTGAAAAAAGGAAAAGAACTATAA
- a CDS encoding metallophosphoesterase → MEISTLRLRKRFWIGIILLALIIAIGVKAHSDTMATPVVQRTSVSLASYPADAEPVTIALISDVHVAGPDMPPSRFAEIVEQINALSPDYVMIAGDLVSEKRSATHIYTAEEVTAPLEGLSGDVFKIAVPGNHDHWFGVDGIRAGLVKAGFTVLENEAAQFGPLAVGGIDDDYTNRADLPNTLAAMGPLSGGGIILSHSPDPFPTLPENFGLMLAGHTHCGQIRYPWGGAPATMSDYGERYACGRVDENGNSVIVGAGLGTSLLPVRLFSKPEIWLITIRSPDP, encoded by the coding sequence GTGGAGATCAGTACATTGCGACTAAGGAAGCGATTCTGGATCGGTATAATATTGCTGGCACTGATCATCGCTATTGGCGTCAAAGCCCACAGCGACACTATGGCAACGCCGGTGGTGCAACGGACCAGCGTTTCTTTGGCCAGCTATCCTGCAGATGCGGAGCCTGTAACCATCGCTCTGATTTCGGATGTCCACGTGGCCGGGCCAGACATGCCGCCAAGCAGGTTTGCGGAGATTGTCGAGCAGATCAACGCTCTGTCACCAGACTATGTCATGATCGCGGGCGATCTGGTGAGTGAAAAACGCAGCGCCACGCATATTTATACGGCAGAGGAAGTGACTGCTCCGCTCGAAGGCCTAAGTGGTGATGTTTTCAAAATTGCAGTTCCAGGCAATCACGATCATTGGTTCGGTGTAGATGGTATCAGAGCTGGGCTCGTCAAAGCGGGCTTCACGGTTCTGGAAAATGAGGCAGCACAATTCGGCCCGCTGGCTGTGGGCGGGATCGACGACGACTATACCAATCGCGCGGATTTGCCGAACACTTTGGCTGCGATGGGACCACTGTCCGGTGGCGGGATTATCCTTAGCCATAGCCCTGATCCTTTCCCCACCTTGCCGGAGAATTTCGGCCTGATGCTCGCCGGGCACACCCATTGCGGTCAAATACGCTATCCGTGGGGCGGCGCACCTGCGACCATGTCCGATTATGGCGAGCGCTACGCCTGCGGGCGCGTCGACGAGAATGGCAATAGTGTGATCGTCGGAGCGGGATTGGGGACGAGCTTGCTGCCCGTCAGGCTGTTTTCCAAGCCGGAGATTTGGCTCATAACAATTCGGTCACCAGACCCGTGA
- the pyrH gene encoding UMP kinase — MPDPASTPKYNRVLLKLSGEVLMGDQEYGIDPAYVARLAEEVKAAKDTGLEICLVIGGGNIFRGVAGAARGLDRTTGDYMGMLATVMNALAMQNALEQAGVPTRVQSAIPMSSVCEPYIRRRAERHLEKGRIVIFAAGTGNPFFTTDTGAALRAAEMNCDALLKGTSVDGVYDSDPKKNADAKRFDEITYSRVLNDNLKVMDATAVALCRENSIPIVVFSIREKGNVAKVIDGNAVQTVVREEA; from the coding sequence ATGCCCGATCCTGCGTCCACGCCGAAATACAACCGTGTCCTGCTGAAACTCTCGGGCGAGGTGTTGATGGGGGATCAGGAGTACGGGATCGATCCCGCCTATGTCGCGCGGCTCGCCGAGGAAGTGAAAGCGGCCAAGGATACGGGCCTCGAAATCTGCCTGGTCATTGGCGGGGGCAATATCTTCCGCGGTGTTGCGGGGGCTGCGCGCGGGCTCGACCGGACTACGGGCGATTATATGGGGATGCTGGCAACGGTGATGAATGCGCTGGCGATGCAGAATGCTCTGGAGCAGGCGGGCGTACCTACGCGGGTCCAATCGGCTATTCCGATGTCATCCGTGTGCGAGCCGTACATTCGCCGCCGGGCAGAGCGTCACCTTGAAAAGGGTCGCATCGTGATCTTCGCGGCGGGCACGGGCAACCCGTTCTTCACCACCGATACGGGCGCGGCACTCCGCGCGGCAGAAATGAACTGCGATGCGCTTCTCAAAGGGACCAGCGTTGATGGTGTCTATGACAGCGATCCCAAGAAAAACGCCGATGCCAAGCGCTTTGACGAAATTACCTATAGCCGCGTGCTGAATGACAATTTGAAAGTGATGGATGCCACCGCCGTCGCGCTATGCCGCGAAAACAGCATTCCCATTGTCGTCTTCTCGATTAGAGAGAAAGGCAATGTAGCAAAAGTGATCGATGGCAACGCCGTCCAGACAGTTGTGAGAGAGGAAGCCTAA